The Phaseolus vulgaris cultivar G19833 chromosome 5, P. vulgaris v2.0, whole genome shotgun sequence genomic interval ACGGATTTCTAGTCCTGTTAAGCAAAGAGAATATAGACGACCTGATGGCCGTAAAAGAATTATTCCTGAAGCAGTTGGAGTACCTGTTCAGCAGGAAAACATTTCAGGTGCAGTTCAGCAATCACTTGATTTTCCTATAGTGTCTTCTGATCACAGAAAGGATACTGACCGAACTGTTTCCAATGATGATGGTGTAAGAGTAAGTACATTGGGAGGAGCACATGGAAGAAATACTGATTTAAAAGAGCGTACTGGGGTCACTTCTAAGACCACAATTTCTGAGAGCCTAGTTATTGAGAAAGTTCCAGCATCTGCTGGTGATGGAAGTGTCAATGTTGACCAGTTGGGCAATTTGACAACTTCCAGTTCTTCAGCTGCTTGTAGTGGTACCCTTTCCATTAGAGTATTTGACAAGAAAAGCGGAGAAGATTCTTCACCTATTCTTTTGGAAGCCCGGTCACGAGAACATGCTGTAAATGACGTTGTATGGCTGGGAAATACATCTATGATGAAAGAAACAGAAATTGTGTGCTCAAAGGGGTCTCAGATACTTTGGTCTGATTGGATATCAGAAAAAGTCACTGTTTTAGCTGGCAATGGAAATTTTTGGGCAGTTGGCTGTGAAGATGGATGTCTGCTGGTATTTTGCTTTTCTGCATGTATATGCATGGTTTTTCAATACTAATTTTTTGCTAACATTTCTTATATGTTGTGGGATGTGATTTATGACTGTATGTTGCGCTCTGGTAGTTGTACCCAAGATCCTTTATAATAATTTCTCTTAGTATTATTGAACTTCGTGTCTTAATAATACCCTCATTTTTTAATGGTATTAAAATTTGTCTCTTCTATTCCTTTCAAAAGTTTTCATCACATGTTTTAAACCTTTTGGTATGTTGGTACATCTCTTATCATTGATCAAGTCCTTTAAAGTTGCTAATGTGCGTATTCCTCGCATGCATACCACTGACATGAGCTTAAATATTTTGGTTGTatgattaataattaattagaaaacTTGCTTACACTTACAATATCCTATAATACAAGACATTGAGGTTGAAACCATAAACCAATTGAGTGAAGAAAGATTCTCTGTCAGCACTTTACtgtttgtatctcaagttgtgTTCTTCTGTCCCTTTATCTTTTGGTATTCGGATTTCAGAAAAAGTATTGTTGAGTTACTATTCTGATAAGTGCTGAAGTACCGTGTGACTAGTACTAATTTGTATATGATTCAAACTTTTTAAAGCTTGTAAAACGATGGGCATAGTGTATTATTTTAACGGTTGTGCAGGTTGTAAATCTTATTCTGTAGAAATCTctaatttcttcttttttcttttgcttgCTTCCGAGAAGATTTACACAAAGGGTGGGAGACGAGCAATGCCTACCATGATGATGGGTTCTGCAGCAACATTTATAGACTGTGATGAATGCTGGACATTACTGCTGGTGACAAGGAACGGATCCCTGTACTTGTGGGATTTATTCAACCGAACCTGTCTTCTTCAACATTCATTGACTTCTCTAGTTTCTTCAAGTCCTAACTCATCTGCTAAAGATGCAGGTACCACTTACTATCTCCATTTGTTTGATATTGGAGATGCTTGGTCTAGCagtttatttgttttttccTTGTACAAGGACAACTTGCCCTGGTTTTCCAatgatttttgtattttttttcagtGGCTTTATGTTGTCTTAAAATTTACCGTTTCTTTTCAGGAACCATTAAAGTTATATCTGTGAAATTATCAAAATCGGGTTCCCCTCTTGTAGTGTTGGCCACTCGTCATGCTTTCTTATTTGATATGAATGTCAAGTGTTGGCTGAGGGTTGCAGATGATTGCTTTCCTGCATCAAATTTTTCCAGCTCTTGGAGTTTGGGTTCAATTCAAAGCGGGGAGCTGGCAGCATTGCAGGTTGATCTTAGAAAATATTTGGCCCGGAAGCCAGGTTGGACTAGGTGTGTAGTGATCACCATCTATTTTTAATTAGCCTCTACTTGGTCTCAGCCCTCGGTTTGAATTAATTGCCGTTGGATACCATATGAATATGAAAGTGAATTAAGGGGATACGAAAGCTGGGATTTATATTAGTATTTCTCCAGACTGTAATTTTCCTTGCTTCATTGTCAAATTATTATGTAGTTTGCTGATATCTGAAgaaatagttatttatatatgcATGCCAAATATATAGAACAACAACCAAGCTTATCTCATTCATTGAGGTGATCTACATGGATCAATCAATATGCTTGGACTCTGCAAAAACACCAAATTTCTTGTGAAACCATTTAGAGcttttttttagttgtttctACTAATATTATATTCCTTTACCCCATAATTTGACAACGTTCATTTGATGaacatttttaatattcaaGCCTCTTTGTTCTTTTCTCACATGGCCTAACTATCTTAGTCAAATTTTTGTCATCTTCTCTTTTATAGGTGTGACTTAAACTTTTTCTTTGATGCATTTGTTCCACGTCATCTTATATAATATGCATGATCATGAATGATACCAGTGAGGAATACTATGGCAGCATCTTCATTGAAGAACTCCATCTGTCATATTCTACTGTCTTCAATGAACTGTTTTTCATTAACTAACTATTCTGATGTAGGGGTCTAACAGATTATAGCAACAAAGGATTTCAAAgcataaataaaattgaaaaacctTTAATTAtttcctatatatatatatttataatcttGTTCATAAGAATGGACTGTGTGCTTGTTATGAATAGGCTTCTGTTCTCGTGTGTAATTTTAACCCCTTCCCCCTTTTTGTAAGAATTCTGATGTTTTGAAAGAACACTTTCTGATCATGATGACTACCATGATACAGAATTACTGATGATGGAGTACAAACACGTGCTCATTTGGAAACTCAATTGGCTTCTTCCTTGGCTTTGGGGTCCCCTAAAGAATATCGCCAATGCCTATTGGCATATGTACGCTTTCTTGCAAGGTGCTATTCTTCTCTCTTTTCGTTGAGATATCCTTCAAATACAAGTTTAGCACTTCATTGACCTTACATAAAACATGCAAATGCTTATATAcacttttagttttttaaattttaagaaagtGTAGTACATATTCTTCTTCTAAAGATCTTTTGTTGGTGCTTTTGCTGAATTATTTAACTGGTATGATAACTATCCTTAAGATGAACGGAATGCAACTCTAAATGTcttcaagattttttttattaggaagatgacatttatattatttatgcaGGGAAATGTAGCTTTAAATCTTAATTTAAATACTTGTGattatatatatgcatatatattcTGTTGTCTTTTTGATTTTGGACAATTTCagactaaattataaattattgcaGAGAAGCAGATGAATCTCGATTACGAGAAGTCTGTGAGAGTTTCCTTGGACCTCCAACAGGGATGTTTGAGGAAACATCTTCGGATTCAAAGAACTTAGCATGGGATCCTTTTGTGCTTGTAAGCTTTTCTCTATCTACATGTCTGTTTTGCTTGAACCCAGTTGCTATTGCTAATTATTAAAAGTGAGACAAGTTGGGAATGGTAAAACAGTACAGAAGTTAACATGAAAAGTGTCTTGTATATATTACTGAAAGGGCCTGTTTTTCTAGAAGAGCTTTTGAATTAAGTGGTTTAAAGATTGTGTAACAATGCATGGAAGAGATTTTGTTGGCTTGTCACAATACTTTATTTTTACCTTAAAATATGTCAAACCCAAACAAGTAATGGTGGAACATCTATTGACCAACACAGCTTTTATCATTGTCAAACCGAATGATTATATTACTTGATCTTCTCAGTTTCTCAAATGTTCCAGCTGAATCTTTGCAGGGAATGAGGAAACACAAGCTCCTTAGGGAAGACATTCTTCCATCCATGGCATCAAACAGAAAAGTCCAAAGATTGCTGAATGAATTCATGGATCTTTTATCTGAATACGATATCACTGATGCTAATCAAGAGCAAACAAACCGCACACTGCTGCCGAGTTCATCTTCACCAGCAACCAATCCAGTTGAAGGCAGTTCTCTAGCAACACTTCAGGAGCACACTGCTCCACCAAAATTGGATCACAACACCCAACTGGAAAAGGAGCAAGCAGGTTTCCCTCCAGCACTCACAAATGAAGGCAGTGCGGACACCCCTATGACAGATCAAGCTCACCAGGATGCACAAGGGAAGTGCTAAACTTGTGCATATAGGAGGCAATATTAAGGGTAGAAGTGTTTCAACAAGGGATGTTTTTAGTGGCATGGATGAAGCCAATTTCACGTTTTACTTTCATGATGCGTGTACCCTCCATAGGAAACAATGCGGATAGCTCTCCTTAAAAGTTTATCTCACTAACACACACTTACAAAGGTATCATGAGTTGTATGTTATATTTGTAGCTTCTCCCATCAACTTGGAGCTTGCTTCTTTGTATAATGTCTCAATTAAAGGAAATTAGGGTTTCTTTCATTTTGTTTTGTGAGTTATTGAAACAAGGGTCTTTTCTTTATTGAACTCCAACAATATTAGTTCTACATACTCTTTGCTGCAGAAAGATGAATCCCAGCTTAAAAATCTTCATTTTGATGACTTAATCCAAAATTTACAAAGGAATTTCTTTTACATAGTGAAATGTTTCATTCAGAACAAaagcttttcttttctttgaaaGCGAAGTAGGTTGAGTTGGTGATGCTGAAGAAATATGCACAAACTTGGGAATTTCTTTCCTTAGTacttaaaatactaaaattatcCTGTGTGTATTCTATTGATGTTatactattataaaattataaaataattaaatagaaacaaattttagatactaaaaataattagtttttatatttattaaattagtttatattattaataaaaagtttttaaattgatatttaattagttattacaaTTCGAACTACTGATTATCTAGAATCTAAATTTGATAGTAAAAATCTTGGTAGGTAATTAAATagcaatttaaaaattatttatcaataatagaaattaatttaaaaatcaataatttttttaatttttaaaataatatttaatttagttgttATCTAAATTTGATAGTAAAAATCTTGGTAggtaattaaataccaatttaaaaattatttatcaataatagaaattaatttaaaaatcaataatttttttaatttttaaaataatatttaatttagtcaatataacaactaattatttatttttatttaataatttttttatagttttatttttaatttggaaCTGATAtctgaatttgattttttaatttatgagtCACATCTACCATACTCAATTTTAGGGTTTTCTTTCCCATGTTGTCATCCATGCTCATGATTATTACAATATATAGTAAAATAATCCATACATTAATTGAATTGAATGGGATGTAAGTTCAAGAAAAGTCAAataattcttaattatttttatgttctttgtctctattattttcttttgttgcCGTGCTTTACTTTGTTGGTATTAAAAGACTCTCAAAATCTTatcttcaaatttattatttaataattcaagaaatatttttttgaaaataattgttacaaaaaaatctttttaactAATTCACCTCTTCATTATATTTAGTCTTTATTCGTACGAAATCTTCAATTGAGTTACTTATATTCCACagattattttactttttcttctcaatccttttaataaaaataaaaaatcaatttaaaaaattatacttatgtaaagaaaaaattaagaatatgaaGACGcatttttaatatatgaagacacatttttaataatttttacttataaaactagattaaagtttttataatacttaatatctaaattaaatgtatatttaacTAGTATTTATTGTACATATTACCAATGTCAATCTCAaatctattaaaataatatcattagaTTCTAAAACACGTGAAACTTAATTAACATATTAACATATATACAAAACTTTTATGAAAAGAATACATATTTGTTAATTATTAAAGACTAATAAAGAAGTTACATTAGTACATATTATAAAGTAAATTGATCTGTAAAGCATAATATATGGTAAACATTTAGGTGTAGTACTTaacatatagaaaataaaaaaatagattgatAGAGCTAGTGGATGAAAGCATCTAAAGTTATCATTGCTGATGTCTCagaaagaaattaattttgttcaGGCACTAGCTAATAGTTGTGgtcctcttcttccttcttcttcctttttctctttcattttttttgtctttttcctTGTTGCTTTGTTAAATCATATGCATGCACTTTGATTTCCCAGTGAGATATTCAAAGCCTGCATCAATATGACAAAGATGGAAGGCATTTAACATGTATGTGCTGGCTCCATTCCCAGAGTTATGATGAATCATTTTCCTAATCCACCTTGCTCAATCAAAAGGGTATGCATGTTCTTCCTTAAAGAGGCAAACCACATGCTTCTCACCTCTCAGAGAGACAATTTCTATCGATGATctcataatttataaattcaaaaaataaattttatatgattttgatatgatattaagaagtaaattttaaatttaatttaattttataaaatcgccttataaaataagatttagtataattatatatatatatatatatatatatatatataatcgatgtggatttttttttatgaacaataaaaaataaataaatatgagtcACTGTGggtcaacccttatacataatgACAGCCTTAATCACACGGTAGACATACTCTCATGTATGGCTATACAAGACACTCCTAACTTAACCCAAAGAAAGTCATCCTAATACATACTAAGTAAATATCTCATAAAATTATCCTAATATAAACCATCGGATCTATgcaccaataaaaaaaaaaaacacagacTGCAAATCTTTAGTCGGATGAACGCGAAAGCCTGTGTGGCCATCAGCATCAAAcagtttttaatgtttattaaCATTCAATGAATTCCTTACTATTTATTTAACTGCTATAGTACTACAGTGTTGGACGGTTAGTAAACTAACTAAACGGTTGTCGATCGACGCCAGATTTTGACAAAAGTAATGCCAATTTATTTTAGAGAAataattagagaaaaaaaagttagattttaaatcatttcaaaatagttattttgtacttttaatttaaattctaaTTATATTGAAAACTAATTTCTACAAACCAAACAAAGTGGAAgttctcattttttatttttttctctctctccctccTTTGAGCATGTTGCAGAGGGCATTATCATCTGAGGACCAGAAAGTATAAATGGTGAGATAAGATACACAAGTCAAGAAGAAAATGGGCTTAGGAAATAATTAATTCTG includes:
- the LOC137835642 gene encoding protein HIRA, which produces MIAEKPSWVRHEGMQIFSIDVQPGGLRFATGGGDHKVRIWNMKSVSTDIENDASSQRLLATLRDHFGSVNCVRWAKHGRFVASGSDDQVILIHERKPGSGTTEFGSGEPPDIENWKVAMTLRGHTADVVDLNWSPDDSALASGSLDNTIHVWNMSNGICTAVLRGHSSLVKGVAWDPIGSFIASQSDDKTVIIWRTSDWSLAHRTDGHWAKSLGSTFFRRLGWSPCGHFITTTHGFQKPRHSAPVLERGEWSATFDFLGHNAPIIVVKFNHSMFRRNLTNAQEMKSVPVGWSNGTSKTGSKEPQPYNVIAIGSQDRTITVWTTASPRPLFVAKHFFTQSVVDLSWSPDGYSLFACSLDGSVATFHFEVKELGQRLGDAELDELKRSRYGDVKGRKANLAESPAQLLLEAASAKQTTSKKVVVSDVQQNQTKAKAYADVGATTKNAEPQNDDGKKSAGPVGDASNKVTTSGRISSPVKQREYRRPDGRKRIIPEAVGVPVQQENISGAVQQSLDFPIVSSDHRKDTDRTVSNDDGVRVSTLGGAHGRNTDLKERTGVTSKTTISESLVIEKVPASAGDGSVNVDQLGNLTTSSSSAACSGTLSIRVFDKKSGEDSSPILLEARSREHAVNDVVWLGNTSMMKETEIVCSKGSQILWSDWISEKVTVLAGNGNFWAVGCEDGCLLIYTKGGRRAMPTMMMGSAATFIDCDECWTLLLVTRNGSLYLWDLFNRTCLLQHSLTSLVSSSPNSSAKDAGTIKVISVKLSKSGSPLVVLATRHAFLFDMNVKCWLRVADDCFPASNFSSSWSLGSIQSGELAALQVDLRKYLARKPGWTRITDDGVQTRAHLETQLASSLALGSPKEYRQCLLAYVRFLAREADESRLREVCESFLGPPTGMFEETSSDSKNLAWDPFVLGMRKHKLLREDILPSMASNRKVQRLLNEFMDLLSEYDITDANQEQTNRTLLPSSSSPATNPVEGSSLATLQEHTAPPKLDHNTQLEKEQAGFPPALTNEGSADTPMTDQAHQDAQGKC